In Janthinobacterium sp. B9-8, the genomic stretch ATAGCGCCAGCACAATTAATGTGGCAGCAATACCCAGTCGCCATGCGAGTTGAACTTTCAGTTTGCGCTGAGCTTCTTGTTGAAGAATGGGGTCTAGGGCGTCGTTCATTGGCCTGCTTCACTTAAGTTGGTTAGGAGCGCTTGCTAACGGGGTGGCTGGCGCATGAAGGGGTTGATCGTTAATTTGCCCGCTTTACTTGGATTTATTGTTATTGCCCGCTGTTGTTTTTAATTGCGCTTGTGTTGATAAGACCAGTTCATCTGCTGGTTTTACTTGAATTTTTTATGAGTGCCCGTTGCTGATGCAAATGGCGGTTTATGATAGAAGACCAGTTCATTCGCCGGTTTTACTTGAATTTGCTATGAGTGTCCGTTGCTGATGCAAATGGCGCTTTATTGATAGAAGACCAGTTCATCAGCCGGTTTCACTTGAATTTGTTATAATGTTCGGCTAATCCAATTTTTGCGGGCTAAAAAAGGGTTGTTGAAACACTATTTTTGCCTGTTGCCAATTGAATTTACGTATAAAAAATAGATCTAATCCCCGTGTAGCTTGCATGATTTGCAAGCAGGCTAGCCGAGTTTTTTATACGCTGCAAATATTTTGCTTATAAAACCACCCTCTGGAGAATTACATGACTATCGAACGCACACTTTCTATCGTTAAGCCTGATGCAGTAGCTAAAAACGTAATTGGTAAGATTTACGATCGTTTTGAATCAGCAGGCCTTAAGGTTGTTGCTGCTAAGATGAAGCAACTGTCCCGCGCTGAAGCTGAAGGCTTCTACGCTGTGCACGCTGCCCGTCCTTTCTTTAATGATCTGGTGAACTTTATGATCTCTGGCCCGGTCATGATTCAAGCATTGGAAGGCGAAGGCGCAATCTTGAAAAACCGCGACCTGATGGGCGCAACGAATCCTAAAGAAGCAGCGGCTGGCACTATCCGTGCTGATTTCGCTGATTCTATCGATGCAAATGCGGTACACGGTTCTGATTCTGCTGAAAATGCAGCGATCGAAATCGCTTACTTCTTTGCATCATCCGAAGTTTACAGCCGCTAATCATGAAGCGGGCTGGGTGCCTTGCATCTGGCCGCTTTATTGAGTTGTGAGTAATGTGCTGGGCCGTAAGCTGCATAGTAAATTGCTTGGCACATCTTGCAGCTGTAGTTGCTGAGTAGTGATTTTTATAGTGGGTAGAGTTAATGTCAGTTAATTTGTTGGATTATGATGCGGCGGGTTTGGCCGGCTTGATGGCGCAATATGGCGAGAAGCCGTTTCGCGCCAAGCAGTTGATGAAGTGGATTCATCAGCGTGGCGAGCCAGATTTTGATGCGATGACCGATATCGCCAAATCGTTTCGGCAAAAACTGGCCTTGGATGCTGCGGTTACACCGCCAGCCTTGATGGCCGAACAAATTGCCAAAGACGGCACGCGCAAGTGGCTGCTGGATGTGGGTACGGGCAATGGTGTTGAAGCGGTATTTATTCCCGAAGACGATCGCGGTACGCTTTGCGTATCCAGTCAGGTGGGTTGTGCGCTTGATTGTGGCTTTTGCTCAACGGCGCGTCAGGGTTTTAACCGGAATTTAAGCACGGCTGAAATTATTGGCCAGCTGTGGTGGGCCAATCGCCGCATGTCACTGGATGCTTCGCGTCTGGGAGATGCGGGCTTGGTGGATAATAGAAATGGCGATACCCGCATTGTGTCTAATGTGGTGATGATGGGGATGGGCGAGCCGCTGGCGAACTACGATAATGTGGTGGCTGCCATGAAGCTGATGCTCGATGACAATGCTTACGGTTTATCCCGCCGCCGAGTGACGCTGTCTACCTCGGGGATTGTTCCTGCGATTGATCGTTTGCGTGAAGATTGCCCGGTGGCATTAGCGGTGTCCTTACACGCGCCTAATGATAGAATCCGTGATGATATTGTGCCGATCAATAAAAAATATCCGCTGCACCA encodes the following:
- the ndk gene encoding nucleoside-diphosphate kinase, with amino-acid sequence MTIERTLSIVKPDAVAKNVIGKIYDRFESAGLKVVAAKMKQLSRAEAEGFYAVHAARPFFNDLVNFMISGPVMIQALEGEGAILKNRDLMGATNPKEAAAGTIRADFADSIDANAVHGSDSAENAAIEIAYFFASSEVYSR
- the rlmN gene encoding 23S rRNA (adenine(2503)-C(2))-methyltransferase RlmN; translation: MSVNLLDYDAAGLAGLMAQYGEKPFRAKQLMKWIHQRGEPDFDAMTDIAKSFRQKLALDAAVTPPALMAEQIAKDGTRKWLLDVGTGNGVEAVFIPEDDRGTLCVSSQVGCALDCGFCSTARQGFNRNLSTAEIIGQLWWANRRMSLDASRLGDAGLVDNRNGDTRIVSNVVMMGMGEPLANYDNVVAAMKLMLDDNAYGLSRRRVTLSTSGIVPAIDRLREDCPVALAVSLHAPNDRIRDDIVPINKKYPLHQLLAACTRYLEKAPRDFITFEYVMLDGINDSVENARELVALVRDVPCKFNLIPFNPFPNSGYKRSQRDAIMRFRDILINAGYIATVRKTRGDDIDAACGQLAGQVLDKTRRVEKRLAGDAQAIIFHPQSGDTQ